DNA sequence from the Ramlibacter agri genome:
ATGGGTCGCCGACCGCGTATGACGGTTCTTCCTCCCTCGCCCCTCTGGCGAGAGGGCCGGGGTGAGGGGCTGCCGCGGCGGGCTATTCTTGCTGCGGGTCTTGCCCTGGCCGTGCCGCAACTGCGCGCGGCCCAGATCCAGCAGCAGCCCACCGGCATCTCGCCCTTCCAGGCCCTGGACCTGGAAGGCCGCAAGATGGCCGTGCCGCTGGCTGGCAAGCCCACGGTCGTGAACTTCTGGGCTACCTGGTGCGAGCCCTGCCGCACCGAAATGCCGCTGCTGCAGCAGATGGCGGACTTCTACAGCGACCGCCTGGTGCTGCAGGCCGTCAACGTCAAGGAGCGCGCCACCACGGTGCTGCGCCACGTGAAGGCCGCTGCCTGGCAGGTGCCGGTGCTGCTGGACCCGCTGGGCGAGGGCGCCGCGGCCTGGACCGTGAAGATTTTTCCTACGACCGTGGGCTTCGACGCCCAGGGCCGCGCCCGCTGGCGCGTGCAGGGCGAATACGACTGGTCCGGCGCCGAAGCCGGCAAGCTCGTTGAAGGGTTGTGGCGCTGACGGGATAATCCCCGCCATGCCCAATCGCCGCCACTTCCTTTCCGCCGCCGCCGCTGCCGCCGGTTCCTTCTCGCTGCCGCTCGCAGCCTTCGCCCAGGAGCGCCAGTTCGCCCCGATGCCGGGCGAGTGGCGCACCTTCGACGTCACCACCCGCGTGGACGTGAACCTGTCGCAGGGCGACACCCGCGTCTGGCTGCCGGTCCCCTCGGTCAACACCGACTGGCAGCGTTCGCTGGAAAGCAGCTTCGCCACCAACGGCGCCGCCACGCGCGTCACCGATGGCCGTGAGGGCACCGGCATCCTGCAGGTGGACTTCGCCGAAGCGGTGAAGCAGCCGTATGTCGAACTGACCAGCCGCGTGCAGACGCGCAACCGGGCCGTCGACTGGCAGCAGAAGAAGCAGGCGCAGCTGGAAGCGGCCGACCGCGCCTACTGGCTGCAGCCGACGGTGCTGATCCCCACCGACGGCATCGTGCGCGAGACCGCGCTGAAGGCCGTGGGCGATGCGCGCACCGACGAAGAGAAAGTGCGCCGCCTGTACGACTGGGTGGTGCACAACGCCTTCCGCGAGCCGACCACGCGCGGCTGCGGCGAAGGCGACATCAAGACCATGCTGGAGACCGGCAACCTGGGCGGCAAGTGCGCGGACATCAACGCGCTGTTCGTCGGCCTGGCGCGCTCGGTGGGCATCCCGGCGCGCGACGTCTATGGCGTGCGCCTCGCGCCTTCCGCTTTCGGCTACAAGACGCTGAGCGGCAACTCCGCCAGCCTGAAGGGCTCGCAGCATTGCCGCGCCGAAGTCTTCCTGCAGGCTCACGGCTGGGTGGCCATGGACCCGGCCGACGTCGCCAAGGTCATGCGCGAAGAGACGCCGACCTGGATCAAGACGGTGTCCGACCCCCTGATCGCGCCCGTCTACAAGGGCCTGTACGGCGGCTGGGAAGGCAACTGGGTGGGCTTCAACATGGCCCACGACGTCGCGCTGCCCGGCTCGCGCCTGGGCAAGCTGGGCTTCCTGATGTACCCGATCGCCGAGGACAAGCAGGGCCGCTTCGACAGCTACGCGCCGGACGACTTCAAGTACCAGATCACGTCGAAAGAGATCAAGGCCTGATCAGGCTTTCTGGAACACGACGTCCCAGACGCCGTGTCCCAGCCGGATGCCCCGGTTCTCGAACTTCGTGAGCGGGCGGTAGGCGGGACGCGGCGCAAAGGCGGACGCGGTGTTGCGCAGGTGCGGCTGCGCCGCCAGCACTTCCAGCATCTGCTGCGCGTACGGCTCCCAGTCGGTGGCGCAGTGCAGGTAGGCGCCGGCCTGCATGCGCGGCACCAGCTTGGCGATGAAGTGCGGCTGCACCAGGCGGCGCTTGTTGTGCCGCGCCTTGTGCCAGGGGTCGGGGAAGAAGATGTGCACGCCGGCCAGCGCCGCTTCCGGCAGCATGTTCTCCAGCACCTCCACGGCATCGTGCTCGATGATGCGGATGTTGGTGAGGTTCTGCTCGCCGATGCGCTTGAGCAGCGCGCCGACGCCGGGCGGATGCACCTCGCAGCACAGGAAGTTCTTCTCCGGCATGAGGCCGGCGATGTGCGCCGTGGCTTCGCCCATGCCGAAGCCGATCTCCAGAATGGTGGGCGCGGCGCGGCCGAAGACCTGGGCCAGGTCCGCGGGCTGCGGCTGGTAGGGCACCATGTACTTCGGACCCAGTTCTTCCAGCGCCTTGGCCTGGCCGGTGGTGGTGCGGCCCGCGCGCCGCACGTAGCTGCGGATGCCGCGGGGGTGGGGCACGCCTTCGGGCGTGCTGTCTTGGTCGCTCATGCCCCGATTGTCCGCGACCGGCGGACCGTGGGTCACATGCCGTATCGGTGGGCCCAGGCAGAGACAGCCGTCGCCAGCCACGAACCGCTGTCCGATCCGTGTACGTCCAGCCCCAGCGTCCGCCCGGCAGCCTGCAGCGCCGCGAGCGGATCGCGCAGATCCAGCGCCGCCGCACCGTTCTGCTTGGACAGTTTCTCGCCATTCGGTCCCAGCACCAGCGGCGTGTGCAGGTACGAAGGCGTGGGCAGCTCCAGCGCCCGCTGCAGCAGCAGCTGGCGCGCGGTGTTGTCCGCCAGGTCTTCGCCGCGAACGACATGCGTGATGCCTTGCGCGGCATCGTCCACGACCACCGCGAGCTGGTAGGCGTACAGCCCGTCGGCGCGCTTCAGCACGAAGTCGCCGACCTCGCGCGGCACGTCCTGCGACTGCGTGCCCAGGCGCCGGTCGGCCCAGGTGACCCCGCCTTCTTCCACGCGCAGGCGCCAGGCGCGCGCGGCGCGGCCGTGCAGGCCATCGCGGCAGGTGCCGGGGTAGACCAGCTCCGCATTCCGTTCGCGCTGCCGGCCGAGCGCACGCAGGGCCTCCTCGATGTCCTTGCGCGAACAGGCGCAGGGATAGGCGCGCCCGGCCTGCACCAGGCGATCCAGCGCTTCCTGGTACAGCGGCTCGCGCCGCGACTGCCACACCGGCGGCTCGTCGGGCGTGAGCCCGCAGGCGGCGAGCTGGCGCAGGATCTCGTGGTCGGCGCCGGCCACGCAGCGCGGCTTGTCCACGTCCTCGATGCGCACCAGCCAGCGGCCGCCATGCGCACGCGCGTCGAGCCAGCTCGCGAGCGCCGCCACCAGCGAGCCTGCATGCAGCGGCCCGGTGGGCGAGGGCGCGAACCGGCCCCGGTAAGCCGGGCTCATGGCGTGCGGTAGCGCTCGAGCAGGGCAGTGCGCGTGGCGGCGCTTTCCAGCTGCGCCAGCCACCACTGCAGCGCGCGGCCCGGGCCCAGCGGGCCGGCTTCGCGCCAGGCATAGCTCATGCGGATACGGCGGCTGGACACGCGCTTCACTTCACGCGCCACCAGCCGGCCGCTTTCGAGGTAGGGGCGCGCCAGCGGCTCGGGCAGGAAGCCGCCGCCCAAGCCGCGCAGCTGCGCATCCAGCTTGGCCCGCATGGTGCCCACGGTGAGCACGTCCTGCCCGGCCAGCAAGGACATGGTCAGGGCCGAGTTGCGCTGCAGGACCGAATCCGCCACCGCCACCGCGCGATGCTTCACCAGCACCTCGTCGGGGATGGGTTGCGGCTGCGCCGCCAGCGGATGGTGCGGCGCCACCGCGAAGACGAAGCCGAGGTCGCCCAGCTCATGGCTGTGGATGCCCGGCGTGGTGCCGGGCTCGACCACGACGCCCAGCGCCAGGTCCGCACGGCCGCTGACCAGCGCCTCCAGCGTGCCGGCCAGCGTCTCGTCGCGCAGGCGCAGGCGGGTGGTCGGCTGCAGCGCGTAGAAGGCTTCGGCCAGCTCCATCACGGTCGACGAGGACAGCGCGCCGTCGACCGCGACCGTGAACTCCGCTTCCCAGCCGGTGGCCACCCGCTTCACGCGGTGGGCCATGGCGTCGATGTCCTGCAGCAGCTGCTGGCCCGCGCACAAGAGCTCGTTGCCGGCGGCGGTGAGGCGCGCAGTGCGCGAGCTGCGGTCGAACAGCAGCACGTCCAGCGCGTCCTCGACCTGGCGCACGCGGTAGGTGACGGCGCTGGGCACCAGGCCCAGCTCGCGCGCCGCGGCGGCAAAGCTGCCGTGGTCGGCCACGGCCTGGACCAGGGCCAGGGCATCGGGGGTGAGGACTTCGCGCGGGCTGGGCATCTTCAGAATTTTTGAATGATGCCATCAAAGTGCAACCGGTCTCGAGGCACAGGTGAACCTCTACATTCCTTCCTCATTCAAAGGAACCGACACATGCTGACAGTTCGCAAATCCCAAGACCGCGGCTATGCCGACCATGGCTGGCTGAAGTCGTTCCACAGCTTTTCCTTTGCCGGTTACTACGACCCGCAGCACATGGGCTTCGGCAACCTGCGCGTGATCAACGAAGACCGCATCGCCCCCGGCACCGGCTTCGGCACGCACGGCCACCGCGACATGGAGATCATCAGCTACGTGCTGTCGGGCGAACTGGCGCACAAGGACACGCTGGGCAACATCAAGGGCATCCCGCCCGGCGACGTGCAGCGCATGAGCGCCGGCCGCGGCGTGATGCACAGCGAGTTCAACCACGCGCAGGACCAGACGACGCACTTCCTGCAGATCTGGATCGAGCCGAACGTGACGGGCATCGACCCGGGCTACGAGCAGAAGCGTTTTCCGGACGCCGACAAGCGCGGCAAGCTGCGCCTGGTGGCCTCGTCGGACGGCGCCGAAGGCTCCGTGCTGATCCACGCCGATGCGCGCCTCTACGCCGGCCTGTTCGACGGCGCCGAGACCGCCACGCTGAAGCTGGACCCGAAGCGCCCGGCTTACGTGCACCTGATCCGGGGCGAGCTCACCGTCAACGGCCAGAAGCTGACCGGCGGCGATGCCGCAAGGATGGAAGGCGAAGCCGAACTGAAACTTTCCGAGGGGAAGGACGCCGAAGTTCTGGTGTTCGACCTCGCGGCCGATTGATCCCGTTTTTGCAACCCAGGAGTAAGAGAAAGCCATGACCACCACCACTTCCCACCCCCTCGACGCGGCGCAGGACGCCATGTCCCTGATCGGCCGCATCCTGGTGGCCGTCCTGTTCGTCCCGGCCGGCTGGGGCAAGCTGGTCGGCTTCGCCGGCACGGTCGGCTACATCGCGTCCAAGGGCGTGCCGCTGCCGGAAGTGGCGGCGGCCTTCGCCATCTTCTTCGAACTGGGTTGCGGCCTCGCGCTGCTGTTCGGTTGGAAGACGCGCTGGGCGGCGCTGGGCCTGGCGGTCTTCACGATCGTGATTACGCCCATCTTCCACCCCTTCTGGGCGGATCCGTCCCAGAAGCTGAACTTCTGGAAGAACCTCGCCATCACCGGCGGCCTGCTGGGCTTCGCCTCCTTCGGCGGCGGCGCCTTCAGCCTGGACGGCCGGCGCTTCGCGGCGCACCGCCCCGCGACGGCTTGATTCTTCGGGCATCTTGCAGGCTGGGTTCGCGCAGCGCCCCCAGCTTGCATCCGTTAAGCTGCCGCCCATGCCCCTCTCCCAACAGCTGAATGGCCACGAGAAGGACCTCGGCGGCGGCTTCCTCGTCCGCCGGTCCCTGCCGGCCGCGCGCCAGCGCAGCGTCGGCCCCTTCATCTTCTTCGACCACTTCGGCCCGGCGGAAGAACTGCCGGAGCAGAACCACGACGTGCGGCCGCACCCGCACATCGGCCTGTCGACGGTCAGCTACCTGTTCGAGGGCGCGATGATGCATCGCGACAGCCTGGGCACGGAGCAACTGATCGAGCCGGGCGCCATCAACTGGATGACCGCGGGCCGCGGCATCGTGCATTCGGAGCGCAAGCCGGACCACCTGCGCAACTCCCGCTACTACAACCACGGCCTGCAACTCTGGACGGCGCTGCCGCTGGAGCAGGAAGAGGCCGAGCCCTCGTTCTCGCACACGCCGGCCGACGCCATCCCGGAATGCAGCGTCGGCGATGCCCAGGTGCGCGTGCTGGTGGGCGAGGCTTTCGGCCTGCGCTCGCCGGTGCCGGCCTTGTCGCCCACGCTGTATCTCGATGTGCGGCTGCCTGCCGGCGGCGTGTTCGAGCTGCCGCCGCTGGCGGCGGAGCTGGCGGTCTATGCCGTCGAAGGCGCGCTGGAGGTCGATGGCGAGCCGCTGCCGGAGCGCGTGATGGGCATGCTGGAGGCCGGCGTGCCCGCGCGCCTGGTCGCGCCTGCAGGTGCGCGGCTGGTCGTCATCGGCGGCGCGCCGCTGGATGCGCCGCGGCATATCTGGTGGAACTTCGTGTCCAGCCGCAAGGAGCGGATCATGGCCGCCAGCGTGGACTGGAAGGAAATGCGGATGGGCGTGGTCCCCGGCGACCCGGAGTTCATTCCCCTGCCGCCAACGCAGTTCACGCCGCCGGAGCCGATTTCCTGAGGTCGGAACCCAGCGCCTCGCGCTCGTCGAACACGAAGCACTTCCCTTCGTAGTGCCTCCCGTCGGTTTCCTCGAAATATTTGAGGATGCCGCCTTCGAGCTGCCAGACGTTTTCGACGCCGGCTTCCTGCATCACGAGCGCCGCCTTTTCGCAGCGGATGCCGCCGGTGCAGAAGCTCACCACGGTCTTGCCGGCGAATTCGTCCGCGTTGGCTCGCAAGGCCGCGGGGAATTCGCTGAACTTGGACAGGCGCCAGTCCACCGCGCCGGCGAAGGTGCCGTGATCGATCTCGAACGCATTGCGGGTGTCCAGCATGACCACGGGGCGGCCTTCATCGTCCCGGCCCGCGTCCAGCCAGCGCTTCAGCGTTGCCGCGGGTAGGGCAGGCGCGCGGCCGGCGGAAGGCCGCACCGCCGGCTGGTTCATGCGGATGATCTCCTGCTTGACCTTCACCAGCATCCGGCCGAAAGGCACTTCCGACGACCAGCTTTCCTTGGCCTGCAGGTCCGCCAGGCGGGGATCGGAACGCAAATCCGACAGCAAGCCGCGCACGGCGTGCTCCGAGCCCGCCAGGAACAGGTTCAAACCCTCTTGCGCCAGCAGGATCGTCCCCTTCAGCCCCAGCGCCTGCGCCCGCGCCAGCAGCGGCGCACGCAGGTCGACGGCGTCGGGCAGGGCGACGAACTTGTAGGCGGAGACGTTCAGGACTTTGTTCACGGCAGGCGGGATTGTCCGGGAAAGTCAATACCCGCGTGTTTTCTACAATGGCGGCATGTTCGTCCACCTGCGCCTGCACACCGAATTTTCCGTCGTCGACGGTACCAACCGCATCGACGAGATCGTCAAGGCGGCCGCCGCCGACGGCCAGCCCGCGCTGGGCATCACGGACCTGAACAACGCCTTCGGCGCCATCAAGTTCTACAAGGAAGGCCGCGGCGCCGGCGTCAAGCCCATCGTCGGCTGCGAGCTGATGGTGCACGGCTTCGCCGCCGATCCCGCAGCCATCTCGCGCGTCGCGCTGCTGGTGCAGAACCGCCAGGGCTACCTGAACCTGTGCGAGCTGCTGGCCCGGGCCTGGACCAGGAACGTGGTGAAAGCCCAGGCCGTGGTCAAGCTCGAATGGCTGCAGGAGCTGAACGAAGGCCTGCTGATGCTGGCCGGCGCGCACGCCGGCCCGGTGGGCCAGGCGCTGCTGGCCAGCGACGAGGGCCGCGCGAGCGACGTCGCGCTGCAGCTGGCCGCGATGTTCCCGCACCGCTTCTACCTGGAAGTGCAGCGTGCCGGCCGTCCCGACGACGAGCCGCATGTCGCCGCCTGCGTGCAACTGGCCGCCCGCCTGAACCTGCCGGTGGTCGCCACGCACCCGGTGCAGTTCACGCAGGAAGACGGCTACGAGGCGCACGAGGCCCGCGTCTGCATTTCCGAAGGCGAGATCCTGGGCAACCAGCGCCGCGTGCGCAAGTTCACGCGCGAGCAGTACTTCAAGACCCAGGCGCAGATGGAGGCGCTGTTCGCGGACCTTCCTTCGGCCATCACCAACACGCTGGAAATCGCGCGCCGCTGCAACCTGACGCTGGAGCTGGGCAAGCCGCGCCTGCCCAACTTCCCGACGCCCAACGGCATGCCGATCGACGAGTACTTCCGCTACGCGTCGCACGAAGGCCTGAAGGAGCGCCTGGTCCACCTGTTCCCCAAGGAAGAAGAGCGCGAAAAGCAGCGCCCGCGCTACGTGGAGCGGCTGGAGTTCGAGCTCGGGACCATCCTGAAGATGGGCTTCCCCGGCTACTTCCTGATCGTGGGCGACTTCATCGGCTGGGCCAAGAACAACGGCTGCCCGGTGGGCCCGGGCCGGGGCTCGGGCGCCGGCTCGCTGGTGGCCTACGCGCTGAAGATCACCGACCTCGACCCGCTGCAGTACAACCTGCTGTTCGAGCGTTTCCTGAACCCGGAGCGGGTGTCGATGCCCGACTTCGACATCGACTTCTGCCAGGGCAACCGCGACCGCGTCATCGAGTACGTGAAGGACAAGTACGGGCGCGATGCGGTGTCGCAGATCGCCACCTTCGGCACGATGGCGGCGCGCGCGGCGGTGCGCGACGTCGGCCGCGTGCTGGACATGAGCTACACCTTCTGCGACGGCATCAGCAAGCTGATCCCGAACAAGCCGGGCACGCACGTGACCATCGCCGAGGCGATGGAGCAGGAGCCTATCCTCAAGGAGCGCTACCAGCGCGAGGACGAGGTCAAGACACTGCTCGATCTGGCGCAGAGCCTCGAAGGCATGACCCGCAACATCGGCATGCACGCGGGCGGCGTGCTGATCGCCCCGGGCAAGCTGACCGACTTCACGCCGCTGTACCAGCAACCGGGCAGCGACAGCGCGGTGAGCCAGTACGACAAGGACGACGTGGAGGCCGCCGGCCTGGTGAAGTTCGACTTCCTGGGCCTCGCCACCTTGACCATCCTGGAGCTCGCGCGCGAGTTCATCGTCAAGCGGCACCCGGCCCAGAAGGACTTCGCCTTCGAGAACATCGCGCTGGACGACGCGCACACCTACCGGCTGTTCACCGACGGCAAGACCGAAGCGGTGTTCCAGTTCGAATCCCGCGGCATGCAGGGCATGTTGCGCGACGCGCGGCCGTCGCGGCTGGAAGACCTGATCGCCCTGAACGCGCTGTACCGACCGGGCCCGATGGACCTGATCCCGTCCTTCGTGGCGCGCAAGCACGGGCGCGAGACGGTGGAGTACCCGCACCCCGCGGTGGCGGACATGCTCGGCGAGACCTACGGCATCATGGTCTACCAGGAGCAGGTGATGCAGACCGCGCAGATCCTGGGCGGCTATTCGCTCGGCGGCGCCGACCTGTTGCGCCGCGCCATGGGCAAGAAGAAGGCCGAGGAGATGGCCGTGCACCGGGAGCGCTTCCGCGAGGGCGCCGCCAAGACGCATGGCATCCCCCAGGACAAGGCTGACGAGATCTTCGACCTGATGGAGAAGTTCGCGGGCTACGGCTTCAACAAGTCGCACGCCGCCGCCTACTCCCTGCTGGCCTACCACACGGGCTGGCTGAAGGTGCACTACACGGCGGAGTTCTACTGCGCCAACTTGACCATTGAAATGGACAACACCGACAAGCTGAAGGTGTTGTTCGAGGACGCGGTCAAGAACTTCGGCATGACCTTCGAGCCGCCGGACGTCAACCGCGGCACCTACCGCTTCGAGCCGATCTCCGACAAGGTCATCCGCTACGGCCTGGGCGCCGTCAAGGGCACGGGCCAGTCGGCGGTGGAAGCCATCGTCGCCGCGCGCGAAGAGGGCGGGGCCTTCACGAGCCTGTACGACTTCTGCGCCCGCGTCGACCGCGCGCGCATCAACAAGCGCACGGTGGAAGCGCTGATCAAGGCCGGCGCTTTCGACGCGCTGCACATGAACCGCGCGACGCTGGTGGCCACCATCGACCGGGCCTTCGAGTTCGCGGTGGCGCAGGACGCCAACGCCAACCAGGGCGGCCTGTTCGACATGGGCGACCACCACGGCGCCAGCCACCAGGAGCCGGACCTGGTGGAGGCCACGCCCTGGGGCATCAAGGAGCGCCTGACGCACGAGAAGGTGGCGGTCGGCTTCTACCTCTCGGGCCACCTCTTCGACGAGGTCGAGCGCGAGGTGCGCCGCTTCTGCAAGCGCCAGATCGAGGAGCTGGTGGACACGCGCGAGCCGTTGCTGCTGGCGGGCATCGTCACCGACCTGCGCGTCATCAACGGGCAGCGCGGCAAGCTGGCGCTGTTCAAGCTCGATGACAAGAGCGACGTGATCGAGGCCGCGGCCGACGAAGGCGTCTTCAAGCAGCACGCCTGGTTCAAGGACGACGAGCTGATCGTCGTGATGGCCAAGCTGCAGCCGGATCGTTTTTCCGGCGGCTTCCGCCTGAACATCCAGCAGATCTGGGACCTGGCGACGGCGCGCTGCCGCTTCGGCAAGTACCTGAAGGTGGCCGTCAACGGCACCGCGCCGGACATCACGCGCATGGTGCGCGAGTTCCCGCCCAAGCGCGAGATGTCGGAGCAGGGCGAACTGGTGCGCGGGCTGAACGTGCGGCTGCTGGTGCAGCGCGAGTCGGCGACGGCGGAACTGCAGCTGGGCGAACAGGCCAAGTTCTTCCCGAGCGATGCTGCGCTCGCCAGCTGGATCGCGCAGGCCCATGGCGGGCAGGCGCAGATCGTCTACGAGCTGTAGGGCGTCAGCCGACGTCCAGGCTCAGCTTCGACTGCAGGATCACCTTCTTCCACTGCCCGAAATCCGCCGCGATCTGCTTGCCGAAGATCTCCGGCGAGCTCTTCACCGGCGTCGAGCCGGAATTCAGCAGGCGGTTCTGCACGTCCGGCGTCGCGACGGTCTCGCGCAAGGCCGCATCGAGCCGCGCGACGATGGGCGCGGGCGTCTTCGCCGGCGCGAGCACGCCCACCCAGGAGTTCACGTCCACGTCCTTCAACTCCGGGAAGCCCAGCTCCGCGAGCGTCGGCACCTTGGGCAGCGCGGGCGAACGCTTCGAGCTGGTGACGGCCAGCCCTTTCAGCACGCCGGCGCGGATGTCGCCGGAAGTCGTGGGCACCGCGGCCAGCATCAGCGGGATCTGGCGCGCCAGCACCTGCGCGCGGGCGTCGCCGCCGCCGCGGTAGGGGATGTGCACCGCATAAAAGCCCAGCCGCAGCTTCAGCAGCTCCATCGTGAGGTGGCCCGTGCTGCCTACCCCCGAGGTGCCGTAGTCGAACACGCGCGGGCCGATGCCGGTGCCGAGCGCGCTGCGCGACAGGCGAATGAACTCGCCGAAATCATTGGCCGGGAAAGTGGAATGCGCCGTGATCAGCACCGGCGAATCCACCACCTTGCCGATCGGCGCGAAATCCGCGACCGGGTCGAAGCCGATGTGCGGGTTGGCCGCGGGAATGGTGACGTGCGTGCCATCGAATCCCATCAGCAGCGTGTAGCCGTCCGCCGGGCTGCCCGCGACATACTTGGTGGCGATGGCGCCGCCGGCGCCGGTGCGGTTCTCCACGACCACCATGTGGCCCAGGATCTCCGCCAGCCGCGGCGCGATGATGCGCGCCGTGAGGTCGGCGATGCCGCCGGGCGCCAGGCCCACCACCAGCCTCACCGGCCGGTTCGGGAAACTCTCCTCCGCGCGGCCCAGCATCGGGACGACCGCGGCGGCTGCAATGCCGCGGGCGAAGGCGCGGCGCCGGATCACGCGGCCTCCGGCTGCCGCTGCGCGGCTTCCTGCTGGATCGGCGCGGACAGCGTGTAGCGGCCCTTGATCTGCGAGCGGTGCAGGGTGCGGATCTGGTCCGGCGGGAAGGCGTCGCGCCGGTGCATGGTGGTGAGGTTGTTCCACAGCACCACGTCGCCCAGGCGCCAGTGGTGGCACAGCGTCACCGAGCCGGCGGTGGCGTAGCTCCAGATGATGTTCAGCAGCCGCTCGGATTCCTCCAGCGGCAGGCCGGGGATGTAGGCGTTGCGGCGCCGGCCCAGGTACAGCGTGTGCTCGCCGGACTCGGGCTGCACGATCACGATCGGATGCACGGTGCCCACCGACTGGGTCGGGTCGTCGTTGGCGACCAGCCCCAAGCGCACGTTGCCGCCGCTGTCGTAGGTGCCGTCGTGCTTAATGCCCAGGCGGCTGATGCGGCGCACCAGGTCGGCCGGCATGGAGCGCAGCGCTGCCGGCATGCTGGCGAACCAGGTGTCGCCGCCCTTGGCGGGCAGCTCGATGGACCACAGCATCGAAGCAAACGGCGGCCGCTCCAGGTAGGACATGTCGGTGTGCCAGTGCGCCTCGCCGTCGCCCAGTGCGCCCAGCGCCTCGCCGGTGGCGGACTTGCGGTTCGACACCACGTACAGGTTGGGGTGGCCGGGCACGCTCTTGCGGCCGGCGCCCTGGTTGGGCGGCGGGTCCAGCTCGCCCAGCATGGCGGAGAAGCGTTCGAAGTCGTCGTTGGTCAGGCGCTGGCCGCGCAGCAGCAGCACGTGGTGCTGGCGCCAGAGGGCATACAGCTCGGCGAACTGCGGCACCGTGATCGTCGCCAGGTCGATGCCCTGCACTTCGGCGCCGAGCACGGGCGTGATGGGGTTGTAGCTGATGGCCATGGACTTCTTCCCTCGGATCCTCAGACGATGCCGGCCGTGCGCGAGGCCAGCGACAGGTCGACGAAGCGCGAGCCGGAGCGCTCGCTGCGGCTGTAGCGCAGGTTCGTGTAGCCCAGGTCCAGGGCGCCCACGTGGCCCATGCCGTCGATCAGCCCGGCGCGGGTTTCGCCGCGCGACTGCTTCAGGCCCTCGGCCAGCGCCAGGCCGGTGATGAAGCCTTCCAGCGACACCGGCGTCACCGTGGTCTTGAGTTCGCGCGCGATCGCAACGAACTCGCGCACCACCCAGTACTTTTCGCGGGTGTACTCCGGCACCACGACGCTGAAGCCCACGCCGGCGGCGTCGGCGCCCAGGTCGGCCAGCAGCTTCTCGCGGTCGACGAAGGAGATCACCATCTTCGGCAGCACCAGCGTGCGCGGCGCGTAGTCGCGCAGCAGCGTGGTGAGCGGCGCGTTGTTGGCCAGGATGATCAGCATCTCCGGCTTGGCCTGGTCCAGCGTCTTCAGGGCAGCCGCATTGAGCGACG
Encoded proteins:
- a CDS encoding redoxin family protein, coding for MPQLRAAQIQQQPTGISPFQALDLEGRKMAVPLAGKPTVVNFWATWCEPCRTEMPLLQQMADFYSDRLVLQAVNVKERATTVLRHVKAAAWQVPVLLDPLGEGAAAWTVKIFPTTVGFDAQGRARWRVQGEYDWSGAEAGKLVEGLWR
- a CDS encoding transglutaminase-like domain-containing protein, which produces MPNRRHFLSAAAAAAGSFSLPLAAFAQERQFAPMPGEWRTFDVTTRVDVNLSQGDTRVWLPVPSVNTDWQRSLESSFATNGAATRVTDGREGTGILQVDFAEAVKQPYVELTSRVQTRNRAVDWQQKKQAQLEAADRAYWLQPTVLIPTDGIVRETALKAVGDARTDEEKVRRLYDWVVHNAFREPTTRGCGEGDIKTMLETGNLGGKCADINALFVGLARSVGIPARDVYGVRLAPSAFGYKTLSGNSASLKGSQHCRAEVFLQAHGWVAMDPADVAKVMREETPTWIKTVSDPLIAPVYKGLYGGWEGNWVGFNMAHDVALPGSRLGKLGFLMYPIAEDKQGRFDSYAPDDFKYQITSKEIKA
- the trmB gene encoding tRNA (guanosine(46)-N7)-methyltransferase TrmB codes for the protein MSDQDSTPEGVPHPRGIRSYVRRAGRTTTGQAKALEELGPKYMVPYQPQPADLAQVFGRAAPTILEIGFGMGEATAHIAGLMPEKNFLCCEVHPPGVGALLKRIGEQNLTNIRIIEHDAVEVLENMLPEAALAGVHIFFPDPWHKARHNKRRLVQPHFIAKLVPRMQAGAYLHCATDWEPYAQQMLEVLAAQPHLRNTASAFAPRPAYRPLTKFENRGIRLGHGVWDVVFQKA
- the gluQRS gene encoding tRNA glutamyl-Q(34) synthetase GluQRS; the protein is MSPAYRGRFAPSPTGPLHAGSLVAALASWLDARAHGGRWLVRIEDVDKPRCVAGADHEILRQLAACGLTPDEPPVWQSRREPLYQEALDRLVQAGRAYPCACSRKDIEEALRALGRQRERNAELVYPGTCRDGLHGRAARAWRLRVEEGGVTWADRRLGTQSQDVPREVGDFVLKRADGLYAYQLAVVVDDAAQGITHVVRGEDLADNTARQLLLQRALELPTPSYLHTPLVLGPNGEKLSKQNGAAALDLRDPLAALQAAGRTLGLDVHGSDSGSWLATAVSAWAHRYGM
- a CDS encoding LysR family transcriptional regulator, whose amino-acid sequence is MPSPREVLTPDALALVQAVADHGSFAAAARELGLVPSAVTYRVRQVEDALDVLLFDRSSRTARLTAAGNELLCAGQQLLQDIDAMAHRVKRVATGWEAEFTVAVDGALSSSTVMELAEAFYALQPTTRLRLRDETLAGTLEALVSGRADLALGVVVEPGTTPGIHSHELGDLGFVFAVAPHHPLAAQPQPIPDEVLVKHRAVAVADSVLQRNSALTMSLLAGQDVLTVGTMRAKLDAQLRGLGGGFLPEPLARPYLESGRLVAREVKRVSSRRIRMSYAWREAGPLGPGRALQWWLAQLESAATRTALLERYRTP
- a CDS encoding pirin family protein, whose protein sequence is MLTVRKSQDRGYADHGWLKSFHSFSFAGYYDPQHMGFGNLRVINEDRIAPGTGFGTHGHRDMEIISYVLSGELAHKDTLGNIKGIPPGDVQRMSAGRGVMHSEFNHAQDQTTHFLQIWIEPNVTGIDPGYEQKRFPDADKRGKLRLVASSDGAEGSVLIHADARLYAGLFDGAETATLKLDPKRPAYVHLIRGELTVNGQKLTGGDAARMEGEAELKLSEGKDAEVLVFDLAAD
- a CDS encoding DoxX family protein — encoded protein: MTTTTSHPLDAAQDAMSLIGRILVAVLFVPAGWGKLVGFAGTVGYIASKGVPLPEVAAAFAIFFELGCGLALLFGWKTRWAALGLAVFTIVITPIFHPFWADPSQKLNFWKNLAITGGLLGFASFGGGAFSLDGRRFAAHRPATA
- a CDS encoding pirin family protein, whose protein sequence is MPLSQQLNGHEKDLGGGFLVRRSLPAARQRSVGPFIFFDHFGPAEELPEQNHDVRPHPHIGLSTVSYLFEGAMMHRDSLGTEQLIEPGAINWMTAGRGIVHSERKPDHLRNSRYYNHGLQLWTALPLEQEEAEPSFSHTPADAIPECSVGDAQVRVLVGEAFGLRSPVPALSPTLYLDVRLPAGGVFELPPLAAELAVYAVEGALEVDGEPLPERVMGMLEAGVPARLVAPAGARLVVIGGAPLDAPRHIWWNFVSSRKERIMAASVDWKEMRMGVVPGDPEFIPLPPTQFTPPEPIS
- a CDS encoding sulfurtransferase, which produces MNKVLNVSAYKFVALPDAVDLRAPLLARAQALGLKGTILLAQEGLNLFLAGSEHAVRGLLSDLRSDPRLADLQAKESWSSEVPFGRMLVKVKQEIIRMNQPAVRPSAGRAPALPAATLKRWLDAGRDDEGRPVVMLDTRNAFEIDHGTFAGAVDWRLSKFSEFPAALRANADEFAGKTVVSFCTGGIRCEKAALVMQEAGVENVWQLEGGILKYFEETDGRHYEGKCFVFDEREALGSDLRKSAPAA